The following coding sequences are from one Sphingobium sp. Cam5-1 window:
- a CDS encoding acyl-CoA thioesterase codes for MAKPESWRLSPEAYSFITSIDTRFQDIDTMGHINNVAISGIFETARIRFHHHLGRHPQEQGVRWLVAAVSLNFVEESHFPYPFEVHCGIGHIGRTSWTVSSAAFQKGVCVATCDTTVVTHGSEGRRVIDASLREAMERNFLRQPT; via the coding sequence ATGGCAAAACCCGAATCCTGGCGGCTGAGCCCGGAAGCCTACAGCTTCATCACCAGCATCGATACGCGCTTCCAGGATATCGACACGATGGGCCACATCAACAATGTGGCCATATCGGGCATCTTCGAAACCGCCCGCATCCGCTTCCACCATCATCTCGGCCGTCACCCGCAGGAACAGGGCGTGCGCTGGCTCGTCGCCGCCGTGTCGCTGAACTTCGTGGAGGAATCGCACTTCCCCTATCCGTTCGAAGTGCATTGCGGCATCGGCCATATCGGCCGCACCAGCTGGACCGTCAGCTCCGCCGCCTTCCAGAAAGGCGTCTGCGTCGCCACCTGCGACACCACGGTCGTCACCCACGGCTCGGAAGGCCGCCGCGTCATCGACGCCAGCCTGCGCGAAGCCATGGAACGCAACTTCCTGCGCCAGCCGACCTAA
- a CDS encoding DUF983 domain-containing protein: MSNHPSADAVARPLRPALTSGLRGRCPACGEGAMFAGFLKPSPACNACGQAWDVSRADDFPAYIVILLLGHILVPLMIEVNHALAIPLGVQAALWPGLAVVLAAVMIQPVKGAVIAFQWARRMDGFAG, encoded by the coding sequence ATGAGCAATCATCCTTCCGCAGATGCCGTGGCGCGTCCGCTTCGCCCGGCCTTGACTTCAGGACTGCGCGGCCGGTGCCCCGCCTGCGGTGAGGGCGCGATGTTCGCGGGCTTCCTGAAGCCCAGTCCGGCCTGCAATGCCTGTGGGCAGGCGTGGGATGTGTCGCGGGCGGATGATTTTCCCGCCTATATCGTGATCCTGCTGCTGGGGCACATATTAGTGCCCTTGATGATCGAGGTGAACCATGCGCTTGCCATTCCACTAGGCGTGCAGGCAGCGCTTTGGCCCGGACTAGCCGTGGTGCTGGCGGCGGTTATGATCCAGCCGGTGAAGGGTGCGGTGATCGCCTTTCAGTGGGCGCGGCGGATGGATGGGTTTGCGGGCTGA
- the pabB gene encoding aminodeoxychorismate synthase component I: MRLPGPSEAFVLFDDARERNPAPARLYRDPVEIICANCLEDVQPALDRIAEAGELGLHAAGYMSYEAGLMLEDRLQPIALQDDRGPAMPLLWFGLFEGHRLIDPALMPDLLPDPAAASIEAPQPLLDEQAYRAAFTQVQEYIRAGDIYQVNLTFPCAARFDGDLMALYAAIRPRQRAGYGGIIRTGAHNILSFSPELFFTNVRGQLTARPMKGTALRSADPARDAALARELEEDIKQRAENLMIVDLLRNDLSRVSRAGTVIVPDLFHVETYPTVHQMVSTIRARLLPGLSPVDILRVLFPCGSITGAPKVRAMEIIDTVEAYPRDIYTGTMGWIDPNGDAAFNVAIRTIWVEEGSREGRLGLGSAIVADSDAASEWAECLAKGRFLTTAGQ; this comes from the coding sequence ATGCGACTGCCGGGTCCTTCCGAAGCCTTTGTCCTGTTCGACGATGCGCGAGAGCGCAATCCCGCGCCCGCGCGCCTTTACCGCGACCCGGTGGAGATCATCTGCGCCAATTGTCTTGAGGATGTGCAGCCCGCCCTCGACCGCATAGCCGAAGCGGGCGAATTGGGCCTCCATGCCGCCGGTTACATGAGCTACGAGGCTGGACTGATGCTGGAGGATCGCCTCCAGCCGATCGCCTTACAGGATGATCGCGGGCCTGCCATGCCGCTCCTGTGGTTCGGCCTGTTTGAAGGGCATCGTCTGATCGATCCAGCGCTGATGCCGGACCTGTTGCCCGATCCCGCCGCCGCCAGCATAGAAGCGCCGCAACCGCTGCTGGACGAGCAGGCCTATCGCGCCGCTTTCACTCAGGTGCAGGAATATATCCGGGCAGGCGACATCTATCAGGTCAATCTAACCTTCCCCTGCGCCGCGCGCTTCGATGGCGACCTCATGGCGCTCTATGCCGCGATCCGTCCCCGCCAGCGCGCGGGCTATGGCGGCATCATCCGTACCGGCGCGCATAATATCCTCTCCTTCTCGCCCGAACTCTTCTTCACCAATGTGCGCGGACAACTGACCGCCCGCCCCATGAAGGGCACCGCCCTCCGCTCCGCCGACCCGGCGCGCGACGCGGCACTGGCGCGCGAACTGGAGGAGGACATCAAGCAGCGCGCCGAAAATCTGATGATCGTCGACCTCCTGCGCAACGATCTGTCCCGCGTGTCGCGCGCGGGAACCGTGATCGTCCCCGACCTCTTCCATGTCGAAACCTATCCGACGGTGCACCAGATGGTCTCGACCATCCGCGCGCGGCTGCTGCCCGGCCTCTCGCCAGTCGATATCTTGCGCGTCCTCTTCCCCTGCGGATCGATCACCGGCGCGCCAAAGGTGCGGGCGATGGAAATTATCGATACGGTGGAGGCATATCCGCGCGACATCTATACCGGCACGATGGGTTGGATCGATCCGAACGGAGACGCCGCCTTCAATGTTGCCATTCGCACGATTTGGGTTGAAGAAGGCAGCAGGGAGGGGCGCCTGGGATTGGGTTCGGCCATTGTCGCGGACTCGGATGCGGCATCCGAGTGGGCGGAATGCCTGGCCAAGGGGCGCTTCCTCACGACCGCAGGACAGTAG
- a CDS encoding aminotransferase class IV codes for MSLADGRFDLLETMAFDPVDGIRLLELHLERLKASAAALDFSFDRHEVRNELQAATFRLRERSRLRLLVSRGGSIAIEVREHRTWPQAIMQVAIVPRQSSADDLRLAHKTTDRAIYRDALKRGGTYEVLMTDEEGFLTEGCFSSIFVERGDKLVTPPLSRGLLPGVLRHSLIEMGEAVEDDLKPRDLAKGFFIGNAARGMVAASLVK; via the coding sequence ATGTCATTGGCTGACGGACGGTTCGACCTGCTCGAAACCATGGCTTTCGATCCGGTCGACGGTATCAGGCTGCTCGAACTGCATCTCGAACGGTTGAAGGCGAGCGCTGCGGCACTCGATTTCAGCTTCGACCGCCATGAAGTTCGCAATGAACTGCAAGCCGCGACCTTCCGCCTGCGCGAACGCAGCCGCCTGCGCCTTCTCGTCTCGCGGGGCGGTTCGATCGCCATCGAGGTGCGCGAACATCGCACCTGGCCGCAGGCGATCATGCAGGTGGCGATCGTGCCCCGTCAAAGCTCCGCCGACGACCTCCGCCTCGCGCACAAGACGACCGACCGGGCCATCTACCGCGACGCGCTGAAACGCGGCGGCACTTATGAAGTGCTGATGACCGATGAGGAAGGCTTCCTCACCGAAGGCTGCTTCTCCTCCATATTCGTTGAACGCGGCGACAAGCTGGTGACGCCCCCACTGTCGCGGGGTCTCCTTCCCGGCGTCCTGCGCCACAGCCTCATCGAAATGGGCGAAGCGGTCGAAGACGACCTCAAACCCCGCGACCTCGCCAAGGGCTTCTTCATCGGCAACGCCGCCCGAGGCATGGTCGCCGCCTCCCTAGTAAAGTAA
- a CDS encoding pyridoxal phosphate-dependent aminotransferase: MSQTSAALGRIQPSATLAMSARVNALKAEGVDVIGLSAGEPDFDTPDFVKEAGIAAIRKNLTRYTDVDGTADLKDAVAFKFNRDNGLTYKRSQISVNSGGKHTLFNALVATVDAGDEVIIPAPYWVSYPDIVNFAGGTPVFVEGPASQGYKITAAQLDAAITPRTKWLILNSPSNPSGAAYSASELKDLGEVLRRHPHVLIMTDDMYEHVWYAPTPFATIAQVCPDLYERTLTVNGCSKAFSMTGWRIGFAGGPEWIIKAMGKLQSQSTSNPCSISQAAAVAALTGDQDFLEERNAAFKKRRDMVVSMLNDAPGLDCRTPEGAFYVYPDASGLMGKTTPKGQLVDTDEKLIGYFLDEARVAAVHGAAFGLSPAFRISYATSEEILAKACKRIQEACAALK, encoded by the coding sequence ATGAGCCAGACTTCCGCTGCCCTCGGTCGCATCCAGCCCTCCGCTACCCTGGCGATGAGCGCGCGTGTGAATGCCCTCAAAGCCGAAGGCGTCGATGTCATTGGTCTCTCGGCGGGCGAACCCGATTTTGACACGCCCGATTTCGTCAAGGAAGCGGGCATCGCCGCGATTCGCAAAAACCTGACCCGCTACACCGATGTGGACGGCACCGCCGATCTCAAGGATGCGGTCGCCTTCAAGTTCAACCGCGACAACGGCCTGACCTACAAGCGCAGCCAGATCAGCGTGAATTCGGGTGGCAAGCACACCCTGTTCAACGCGCTGGTCGCGACCGTCGATGCGGGTGATGAAGTCATCATCCCGGCGCCCTATTGGGTCAGCTATCCGGACATCGTGAACTTCGCGGGCGGCACCCCCGTCTTCGTCGAAGGTCCCGCAAGTCAGGGCTACAAGATCACCGCCGCCCAGCTCGACGCCGCGATCACGCCACGCACCAAGTGGTTGATCCTGAACTCGCCTTCCAACCCCTCGGGCGCGGCCTATTCGGCGAGCGAGCTCAAAGATCTGGGCGAAGTGCTGCGTCGCCACCCGCACGTCCTGATCATGACCGACGACATGTATGAGCATGTCTGGTACGCGCCGACCCCCTTCGCGACCATCGCGCAGGTATGCCCGGACCTTTATGAGCGCACGTTGACGGTGAATGGCTGTTCCAAGGCTTTCTCGATGACCGGCTGGCGCATCGGTTTCGCCGGTGGTCCCGAATGGATCATCAAGGCGATGGGCAAGCTCCAGTCGCAGTCCACGTCGAACCCCTGCTCGATCAGCCAGGCGGCCGCCGTCGCCGCGCTGACCGGCGATCAGGACTTCCTTGAAGAGCGCAACGCCGCCTTCAAGAAGCGCCGCGACATGGTCGTATCGATGCTGAACGACGCGCCGGGCCTCGACTGCCGGACGCCAGAAGGCGCCTTCTACGTCTATCCCGACGCCAGCGGCCTGATGGGCAAGACCACGCCCAAGGGCCAGCTGGTCGACACCGACGAAAAGCTGATCGGCTATTTCCTCGATGAAGCCCGCGTCGCCGCCGTCCACGGCGCCGCCTTCGGCCTCTCGCCCGCCTTCCGCATCAGCTACGCGACTTCGGAAGAAATTCTGGCCAAGGCGTGCAAGCGCATCCAGGAAGCCTGCGCCGCCCTGAAGTAA
- the msrA gene encoding peptide-methionine (S)-S-oxide reductase MsrA, whose product MRPFNAFLIAFSAAAAVASPLRAERPVLAPTPAIDAPATRKLETAVFAGGCFWGVEGVFSHIKGVRLVTSGFAGGPSNLKVDYDRVSQGGTGFAEAVRVTYDPRQVSYGTLLRVFFSVIADPTTLNYQGPDRGTQYRSALFPLTPGQDKAARAYLAQLDKAGLWRDPIVTKVERFTGFQAADAYHQDFLTRNPRHPYIKRWDMPKLAAFKAMYPNLYNARPSA is encoded by the coding sequence ATGCGGCCCTTTAACGCCTTCCTCATCGCCTTCTCGGCGGCAGCCGCCGTCGCCTCTCCCCTGCGCGCCGAGCGTCCGGTCCTCGCGCCCACGCCCGCGATAGATGCCCCCGCCACGCGCAAGCTCGAAACCGCTGTCTTCGCGGGCGGTTGCTTTTGGGGAGTTGAGGGTGTCTTTTCCCACATCAAGGGCGTCCGTCTCGTCACGTCGGGTTTTGCTGGCGGCCCGTCCAACCTCAAGGTCGATTATGACCGCGTCAGCCAAGGCGGTACAGGCTTCGCTGAGGCGGTCCGCGTCACCTACGACCCTCGCCAGGTCAGCTATGGCACCTTGCTGCGGGTCTTCTTCTCGGTCATCGCCGACCCCACTACGCTCAATTATCAAGGCCCCGATCGCGGCACCCAATATCGCAGCGCGCTCTTCCCCCTTACTCCGGGGCAGGACAAGGCGGCTCGCGCTTATCTGGCGCAGCTGGACAAGGCGGGACTTTGGCGCGACCCGATCGTGACGAAGGTCGAACGCTTCACCGGCTTCCAGGCTGCGGACGCCTATCATCAGGATTTCCTGACCCGCAACCCGCGCCATCCCTATATCAAGCGTTGGGACATGCCCAAGCTCGCCGCGTTCAAGGCGATGTACCCCAACCTCTACAACGCCCGTCCCTCAGCCTGA
- a CDS encoding zinc-binding dehydrogenase, whose protein sequence is MTPTQGLKLLSTLDEDGRLTVELAEETLPPPRADKVLVRVEAAPINPSDLALLFASADLENADYSEGRIVARMPDAARRALAGRVGQPMTIGNEGAGTVIAAGESPEAQALLGKRVALISGGMFAQYRIVNARACMVLPDDVTAEQGASAFVNPMTALGFVETMKREGHKAIVHTAAASNLGQMLVRIAQEDGVPLVNIVRNDAQVAILEGIGADHVVNSSAEDFPAQLEAAIAATGATIAFDAIGGGNLVSQILHAMEQVASKDAPYSRYGSDSPKQAYIYGALDLSPTILTRSFGFGWSVGGWLLFPFLQKAGPETIERMKQRVMDNITTTFASHYKGHISLSEALNREVVLTYNARRTGEKYLIVPN, encoded by the coding sequence ATGACCCCGACCCAAGGATTGAAGCTTCTGTCGACCTTGGACGAGGATGGTCGGCTGACCGTGGAACTGGCGGAGGAGACGCTACCGCCGCCTCGGGCGGACAAGGTGCTGGTCCGCGTAGAAGCGGCGCCCATCAACCCGTCAGACCTCGCCCTGCTTTTCGCCTCCGCCGATCTTGAAAATGCTGATTACAGCGAAGGCCGGATCGTTGCCCGCATGCCTGACGCGGCCCGACGCGCGCTGGCGGGGCGAGTGGGTCAGCCCATGACGATCGGCAATGAAGGGGCTGGCACCGTCATCGCCGCTGGCGAATCCCCGGAAGCTCAGGCCCTGCTCGGCAAGCGCGTCGCCCTGATCAGCGGCGGCATGTTCGCGCAATATCGCATCGTCAACGCCCGCGCCTGCATGGTCTTGCCCGATGACGTGACGGCGGAGCAGGGCGCGTCCGCCTTCGTGAACCCCATGACGGCGCTTGGCTTTGTAGAAACCATGAAGCGGGAAGGTCACAAGGCCATCGTCCACACCGCCGCCGCCTCCAACCTGGGCCAGATGCTGGTGCGCATCGCTCAGGAAGACGGCGTTCCGCTGGTGAACATCGTGCGTAACGACGCACAGGTGGCGATCCTCGAAGGGATCGGCGCGGACCATGTGGTCAACAGTTCGGCAGAGGACTTCCCCGCTCAGCTTGAAGCCGCCATCGCAGCCACCGGCGCGACCATCGCCTTCGACGCGATCGGTGGCGGCAATCTCGTCAGCCAGATCCTGCATGCCATGGAACAGGTCGCCAGCAAGGACGCGCCCTACAGCCGCTATGGTTCCGACAGCCCCAAGCAAGCCTATATTTACGGCGCCCTCGACCTGTCCCCTACCATCCTCACGCGCAGCTTCGGTTTCGGCTGGTCCGTTGGGGGCTGGTTGCTCTTCCCCTTCCTGCAAAAGGCGGGACCAGAAACCATCGAACGGATGAAGCAACGCGTGATGGACAATATCACGACCACCTTCGCCAGCCACTATAAGGGCCATATCTCGCTGTCCGAAGCACTCAACCGTGAAGTCGTGCTAACCTACAATGCCCGGCGCACCGGCGAGAAGTACCTGATCGTCCCAAACTAA
- a CDS encoding VOC family protein, whose protein sequence is MFSHIMVGADDIQKSKQFYDATLGALGVSPGFVDDKGRVFYMTPTGAFAISKPLNGEPACAANGGTIGFSVSSPEQADAWHAAGIAAGGTTCEDPPGVRDGGMGKLYLAYLRDPAGNKLCALHQMAS, encoded by the coding sequence ATGTTCAGCCACATCATGGTTGGTGCCGACGACATTCAGAAATCCAAGCAATTTTACGATGCGACGCTGGGCGCTCTGGGCGTCTCGCCGGGGTTCGTCGACGACAAAGGCCGTGTCTTCTACATGACGCCGACCGGCGCGTTTGCCATTTCCAAGCCGCTCAACGGTGAACCGGCCTGTGCGGCCAATGGCGGAACCATCGGCTTTTCGGTCTCTTCGCCCGAGCAGGCAGATGCATGGCATGCGGCGGGGATCGCGGCAGGCGGCACGACTTGCGAAGATCCGCCCGGTGTTCGTGACGGCGGCATGGGCAAGCTGTACCTCGCCTATCTGCGCGACCCGGCGGGCAACAAGCTTTGCGCGCTGCACCAGATGGCGTCCTGA
- the infC gene encoding translation initiation factor IF-3 produces the protein MMRRPMAPPPKSGPRYNEFITVPKVRVIDDEGENLGVMYTQEAIERAYEIGLDLVEVSPTADPPVCKFLDIGKYKYEAQKKANIARKTQKTQELKEIKMRPNIDDHDYDTKMKKVHDFIGDGDKVKITLRFRGRELSHQQLGMQLLQRVAENVGEIAKVEAYPRMEGRQMLMVLAPK, from the coding sequence ATGATGCGCCGCCCGATGGCGCCGCCGCCTAAGTCCGGTCCCCGTTACAATGAGTTCATCACTGTGCCCAAAGTGCGCGTGATCGACGACGAAGGCGAAAATCTGGGCGTGATGTATACGCAGGAGGCGATCGAGCGCGCCTATGAGATCGGGCTGGACCTGGTCGAAGTGTCGCCGACCGCCGATCCGCCGGTCTGCAAGTTCCTGGACATCGGCAAATATAAGTACGAAGCCCAGAAAAAGGCGAATATCGCCCGCAAGACCCAGAAGACGCAGGAACTCAAAGAGATCAAGATGCGTCCGAACATCGACGATCATGATTATGATACGAAGATGAAGAAGGTCCATGATTTCATCGGCGACGGCGACAAGGTGAAGATCACCCTGCGCTTCCGCGGCCGCGAACTGTCGCACCAGCAGCTTGGTATGCAACTGCTCCAGCGGGTGGCGGAGAATGTCGGCGAGATCGCGAAGGTGGAAGCCTATCCGCGCATGGAAGGTCGCCAGATGCTGATGGTGCTGGCGCCGAAATAA
- the thrS gene encoding threonine--tRNA ligase: MLKITLPDGSVREVAPGTTPADIAAAIGPGLAKAAIAARVDGELRDIMRPLEGDAQLALVTSKDEADALELARHDFAHLLAEAVQALFPGTQITFGPATDDGFYYDFAPKDRPFTEEDLPAIEAKMRELIAANKPLRREVWTREDLIARWKAEGETFKAEWAAELPEGEELTVYWSGGEWLDMCRGPHLASTGKLDPNAFKLTRVSGAYWRGDQKNAMLSRIYGTGWLNKKQLDAHLTRLEEAGKRDHRKLGAEMDLFHLQQEAHGSVFWHPKGYLIWRELEAYMRRAIDDAGYREVKTPQVMDARQWEQSGHWGKYRENMFVIPDEVPNVEDEGPLVSDDVDWMALKPMNCPAHILIFKQGIKSYRDLPLRFYENGCCHRNEPHGALHGLMRVRQFTQDDAHIFCREDQIVAEVRAFCELADRIYKNFGFTYSIKLALRPEKRFGTEEMWDKAEEELRNAVAAAGLNTPEYGWEELPGEGAFYAPKLEWHLTDAIGRTWQVGTIQSDRVLPERLDASYVGEDGERHRPVMLHRAIFGSYERFIGILIEHYAGKFPLWLAPVQAVVATIVSDADDYANAVVEKLRAAGIRAEVDVRNEKINYKVREHSLAKVPNLLVVGRREADEGTVALRALGKEGQSVLAVDDVIQRLAKEVLAPDMR; encoded by the coding sequence ATGCTCAAGATCACCCTGCCCGACGGTTCCGTGCGTGAAGTCGCGCCCGGCACTACTCCGGCGGATATTGCAGCGGCGATCGGGCCGGGTCTGGCCAAGGCGGCGATCGCGGCGCGGGTGGATGGCGAGTTGCGCGATATTATGCGGCCCTTGGAGGGCGATGCTCAACTCGCGCTGGTGACGAGCAAGGATGAGGCGGACGCGCTGGAACTGGCGCGGCATGACTTTGCGCATCTGCTGGCCGAAGCGGTGCAGGCGCTGTTTCCGGGGACGCAGATCACCTTCGGCCCTGCGACGGACGACGGCTTCTACTATGACTTCGCACCCAAGGACCGGCCCTTTACCGAGGAGGACCTGCCCGCGATCGAAGCGAAGATGCGGGAGTTGATCGCTGCGAACAAGCCGCTCCGCCGCGAGGTATGGACGCGCGAGGACCTGATCGCGCGCTGGAAGGCGGAAGGCGAGACGTTCAAGGCTGAATGGGCGGCAGAGCTGCCCGAGGGCGAGGAACTGACCGTTTACTGGTCCGGCGGGGAGTGGCTGGACATGTGTCGCGGGCCGCATCTGGCTTCGACCGGCAAGCTCGACCCCAATGCTTTCAAGCTGACGCGCGTTTCGGGGGCTTATTGGCGCGGGGATCAGAAGAATGCGATGCTGTCCCGCATCTACGGCACCGGCTGGCTTAACAAGAAGCAGTTGGACGCGCACCTCACGCGCCTCGAAGAAGCGGGCAAGCGCGACCATCGCAAGCTGGGCGCGGAGATGGACTTGTTCCACCTCCAGCAGGAGGCGCATGGGTCGGTCTTCTGGCATCCCAAGGGCTATTTGATCTGGCGGGAGCTGGAAGCCTATATGCGCCGCGCGATCGACGATGCGGGCTATCGCGAGGTCAAGACGCCGCAGGTGATGGACGCGCGCCAGTGGGAGCAGTCGGGCCATTGGGGCAAATATCGCGAGAATATGTTCGTGATCCCCGACGAGGTGCCGAATGTCGAGGATGAAGGGCCGCTGGTGTCCGACGATGTCGACTGGATGGCGCTGAAGCCCATGAACTGCCCGGCGCACATTTTGATCTTCAAGCAGGGGATCAAAAGCTATCGCGACCTGCCGCTGCGTTTCTATGAGAATGGCTGCTGTCACCGGAACGAGCCGCATGGGGCGCTGCACGGGTTGATGCGGGTGCGCCAGTTCACGCAGGATGATGCGCATATCTTCTGCCGCGAGGACCAGATCGTCGCGGAGGTGCGGGCCTTCTGCGAGCTGGCGGATCGGATCTACAAGAATTTCGGCTTCACTTACTCGATCAAGCTGGCGCTGCGTCCGGAGAAACGCTTCGGCACCGAGGAGATGTGGGACAAGGCCGAGGAGGAACTGCGTAACGCTGTCGCGGCCGCTGGCCTCAACACGCCAGAATATGGTTGGGAGGAATTGCCGGGCGAAGGCGCTTTCTATGCACCCAAGCTGGAATGGCATCTGACCGATGCGATCGGACGGACCTGGCAAGTCGGCACGATCCAGTCCGACCGGGTGCTGCCGGAGCGACTCGACGCATCCTATGTGGGCGAAGATGGCGAACGGCATCGGCCGGTGATGCTCCACCGGGCGATTTTCGGCTCCTATGAACGCTTCATCGGCATCCTGATCGAACATTATGCGGGCAAATTCCCCCTTTGGCTCGCTCCGGTGCAGGCGGTTGTCGCGACTATCGTTTCGGACGCGGACGACTATGCGAACGCGGTGGTGGAGAAGCTCCGTGCCGCCGGGATCCGCGCTGAAGTCGACGTCCGTAATGAGAAGATCAACTACAAGGTGCGCGAGCATAGCCTTGCCAAAGTGCCCAATTTGCTGGTCGTCGGGCGTCGCGAAGCCGATGAAGGCACGGTGGCGCTGCGTGCGTTGGGTAAGGAAGGGCAAAGCGTCCTTGCCGTTGATGATGTCATCCAGCGTCTTGCAAAAGAAGTGCTCGCCCCCGATATGCGGTGA
- a CDS encoding ExbD/TolR family protein, with translation MASSFVQSNASQPEQPMGEMNTTPLIDVMLVLLIMFIITIPIQTHSVGVDLPQTPDTVTQPPINPVKNRLTIDGEGVLRWNGAAIDRLTLRQYLAASLAKPVEPELQFQPAADARYVVVDEVLADIRRAGVKNMGFVGNERYATF, from the coding sequence ATGGCTTCAAGCTTCGTCCAATCCAACGCGTCTCAGCCCGAACAACCGATGGGCGAGATGAATACCACCCCATTGATCGACGTGATGCTGGTGCTGCTGATCATGTTCATCATCACGATACCGATCCAGACGCACAGCGTCGGCGTCGACCTTCCCCAAACGCCTGACACGGTGACGCAGCCGCCGATAAACCCCGTCAAAAACAGGCTGACGATCGATGGGGAGGGCGTGCTGCGCTGGAACGGGGCGGCAATCGATCGGCTTACTCTGCGCCAATATCTCGCCGCGTCCCTTGCGAAGCCTGTCGAACCGGAGTTGCAGTTCCAGCCCGCCGCTGACGCCCGCTATGTCGTGGTGGACGAAGTGCTCGCCGACATTCGCCGAGCGGGCGTCAAGAATATGGGCTTTGTTGGTAACGAGCGCTACGCCACCTTCTAA
- a CDS encoding M48 family metallopeptidase yields MDQERFYGESFAFEGSWREYMMVGDFGGRFCHTPAGDAALRTLAERIDPHHEAREITLANIPMVNAVTLPGGRIILFDGLIQQAASPDEVAGVLGHELGHVRHRDTLTGLVRQLGLSAVLGGAGGGAGSYLNGVLALSYGREAEAAADSVAIDQMRAANISPAATAAFFEKLGGKEADRGERAMTWLSSHPLSADRRRRFADAVKPGSAYRPALDRVSWQALRSSCAADPKVAKFWGKPF; encoded by the coding sequence ATGGACCAGGAACGCTTTTACGGCGAGAGCTTTGCCTTTGAAGGAAGCTGGCGCGAATACATGATGGTCGGGGATTTTGGCGGTCGCTTCTGCCACACGCCCGCCGGGGATGCCGCGTTGCGGACGTTGGCGGAAAGGATTGATCCCCATCATGAAGCGCGCGAAATCACGCTTGCCAACATCCCGATGGTCAATGCGGTAACGCTGCCCGGCGGTCGTATCATCCTGTTCGACGGCCTCATCCAGCAGGCGGCCTCGCCCGACGAGGTCGCGGGCGTCCTGGGTCATGAACTTGGCCATGTGCGGCACCGCGACACATTGACCGGCCTTGTCCGCCAACTTGGTCTTAGCGCTGTGCTCGGCGGAGCGGGGGGCGGCGCAGGCAGCTATCTGAATGGGGTGCTTGCGCTCAGCTATGGGCGGGAGGCTGAAGCGGCCGCCGACAGCGTCGCCATCGATCAGATGCGCGCCGCCAACATTTCCCCCGCCGCCACTGCGGCCTTCTTCGAAAAGCTCGGCGGCAAGGAGGCAGATCGTGGGGAAAGGGCCATGACATGGCTCTCCTCGCACCCGCTCTCCGCCGATCGTCGCCGCCGTTTCGCCGACGCGGTCAAGCCGGGTTCGGCCTATCGCCCGGCCCTCGACCGCGTTTCGTGGCAGGCGCTGCGCTCCTCCTGCGCGGCCGACCCGAAGGTTGCGAAATTCTGGGGAAAGCCCTTCTGA
- a CDS encoding DsrE family protein: MRELRIVVATADAERLRGALVLASAQAALGGAASIFLQLDAVALLREPVQAPEDAAHLAAGLPSLSQLIAEALALDVGILACQSGMALHDVAASELPDGISISGPVAFLQETGDQARLIFA; encoded by the coding sequence ATGCGCGAGCTGAGGATCGTCGTCGCCACGGCTGACGCAGAGCGGCTGCGCGGCGCACTGGTGCTGGCGAGCGCGCAGGCGGCGTTGGGCGGAGCGGCCAGCATCTTCCTGCAACTGGATGCCGTGGCGCTGCTGCGGGAGCCCGTCCAAGCACCAGAGGATGCCGCGCATCTGGCGGCGGGCCTGCCTTCCCTTAGCCAATTGATCGCCGAGGCGCTGGCGCTGGATGTCGGCATCCTTGCCTGCCAGAGCGGCATGGCACTGCATGATGTCGCCGCCAGTGAATTGCCGGACGGCATTTCCATCAGCGGCCCAGTCGCGTTTCTTCAGGAGACCGGGGATCAGGCGCGCCTGATCTTCGCCTGA